The sequence CCGCGGCGACGTCCGTGTCCACGGCGATGCCGCACGGGTTGGCGTGCTTGATGATCGCGACGCAGGGCTCTTCGTGGTCGTAGGCGGCGCGGCGGGCGGCCTCGGTGTCCACGTAGTTGTTGAAGGACATCTCCTTGCCGTGCAGCTGCTCGGCGTTGGCGAGCCCGCCCGGCCGGCCGTCGGTGTAGAGCGCGGCGGCCTGGTGCGGGTTCTCGCCGTAGCGCAGGGTCGACTTGCGCTCCCAGGCGCCGGCCAGGAACTCGGGCAGCACGGCCTCCGGCTCGGGGGCGTACGCATTCGTGAACCAGGAGGCGACGGCCACGTCGTAGGCGGCGGTGTGCTGGAAGGCCTCGGCCGCCAGCCGCTTGCGCGCGGTGAGGTCGAAGCCGCCGCCCTGCGCCGCCGCGAGGACGTCGGCGTAGCGCTCGGGGCTGGTCACGACCGCCACCGAGGGGTGGTTCTTGGCGGCGGCGCGGACCATCGACGGACCGCCGATGTCGATCTGCTCCACGCACTCGTCCGGGGTGGCACCCGACTGGACGGTCGCGAGGAAGGGATACAGGTTGACGACCACCAGGTCGAAGGGCTCGACACCGAGCTCCGCGAGCTGCCGCTGGTGGTCCTCCAGGCGCAGGTCGGCCAGGATGCCGGCGTGCACGCGCGGGTGGAGGGTCTTGACCCGGCCGTCCAGGCACTCGGGGAAACCGGTGAGCTCCTCGACCTTGGTGACGGGCACCCCGGCCGCGGCGATCTTCGAGGCGGTGGAGCCGGTGGAGACGAGGGCGACGCCCGCCTCGTGCAGGCCGCGGGCCAGCTCTTCCAGTCCCGTCTTGTCGTAGACACTGACGAGCGCACGCCGGATCGGCCGCTGGGTCGTGGTCGGGTCGTTGCTCTCTACGGCGGTCACTGGATTGTTACCTTTCGTCCCTCAATGCGGTAGCCGTGCCGGGCCAGACGCCCCACGACATCGACGAGCAGCGCTCGCTCGACTTCCTTGATGCGCTCATGGAGAGCGGCTTCGTCGTCCTCGTCCCGGATCTCGACGACACCCTGGGCGATGATCGGACCGGTGTCCACGCCGGCGTCCACGAAGTGGACGGTGCAGCCGGTGACCTTCGCGCCGTAGGCGAGTGCGTCCCGTACGCCGTGCGCGCCCGGGAAGGCCGGGAGGAGGGCGGGGTGGGTGTTGACGAACCGGCCGCCGAAGCGGTCGATGAACGCCTTGCCCACGATCTTCATGAACCCTGCGGACACGACGAGGTCCGGCGCGTGGGCGTCGGTCGCCTCGGTGAGCGCGGCGTCCCACTCCTCGCGGCTCCCGTACGCCTTGACCGGGCACACGAAGGTGGGGATCCCCGCCTTCTCGGCCCGCTCCAGACCCGCGATGCCCTCGCGGTCGGCCCCCACGGCGACGACTTCGGCGCCGAAGCCCTCGGCTCCGCCGGGGTGGGCGTCGATGGCGTCGAGCAGGGCCTGGAGGTTGGTGCCGGAACCGGAGACCAGCACGACCAGGCGGGAGGCGGCCATGGGTGGCCCTTTCTGGCGGAAAAACAGGGTTCGTCTTGTGTGGTCATACAAAACTTCGGGGTGCCGGTATACGGGCGACCATACGAAGCCACTGACCGCCTGCAACGATACCGGCACACCGGACGGCCCCCGAGGTACGGGGGGACGACCGAGGGGTAGCGTCTGGCCTACAAGCCGCAAACAGGCCTCGCCTCGCCACGACGTCACCACCGACGTCCATGACACAGGGGAAGAAACGCACCCGATGCCGGACCGCCGCCAGCCCGACACCTCCACCGACGACAACCCCTTCGCGGCGCCCCCGGAAGGACGGCCCGACCAGCCGTGGCAGCCGCGCAGCGGTGGCGACGGCCCGGGCGGGGACCGCCCCAAGGACTCCGACGGCGGGCCGGGCACGGGCCCGGGCCCGGCGCGCTGGGACCCGACGGACCCGATCCAGCGCCGCGCGCGGTACGCGCTGCTCGCCGGCATGTGGGGCTTCTTCTTCGGGATCTTCGGGATCCCCTCGGTCGGCCTGCTCCTGGGGGCGCTCGCCCTGTACTGGGGGATCAGCGCGCTGCGGGCCAAGCCGGTGGCGGCCGTGGGTGCCGGTACGGGCTCGGGTACGGGCACGGCTTCCGCCCCGGCGCAGGGCGGTCTGGCGGCCCTCGGCGCCGCGGCCCGGCCACAGCGGACGGCCGCGGTGAGCGGGCTGGTCACGGCCTCGCTGGCGATCCTGCTGGCCATGACCTCGTACGGGCTCCAGCTCGCCTACAAGGACTTCTACGTGTGCCGCGAGGACGCCCTCACCAAGACGGCGGAGCTCCAGTGCAACACCCTGCTCCCCGACAACCCCCTGGGCGAAGTCCTGAAGGTCCAGCGCTGACGGCCCTCCCCCTGCGGGCGGCTCGGCGGTGTCCGGCTCGGCTGCGCCGGGGCCCCTGGGGCTCCGCCCCAGACCCCGCGCCTCAAACGCCGGCGGGGCTGGATTTGGCCCTGCCTTCGCCCCTGACGGGGTGAGCTCGCCTTGCCGGGGCCCGGTCGGTGGGGTCGGTGCGCGGGGCCGCCTGCCCTGCGGACGGCTCGGCCGGGGTGGGTTCGGCTGCGCCGGGGCCTGGTCGGTGGGGTCGGTGCGCGGGGCCGCTCCGGGTTGTCTCCTCGGCTCGC comes from Streptomyces sp. NBC_01408 and encodes:
- the purH gene encoding bifunctional phosphoribosylaminoimidazolecarboxamide formyltransferase/IMP cyclohydrolase, giving the protein MTAVESNDPTTTQRPIRRALVSVYDKTGLEELARGLHEAGVALVSTGSTASKIAAAGVPVTKVEELTGFPECLDGRVKTLHPRVHAGILADLRLEDHQRQLAELGVEPFDLVVVNLYPFLATVQSGATPDECVEQIDIGGPSMVRAAAKNHPSVAVVTSPERYADVLAAAQGGGFDLTARKRLAAEAFQHTAAYDVAVASWFTNAYAPEPEAVLPEFLAGAWERKSTLRYGENPHQAAALYTDGRPGGLANAEQLHGKEMSFNNYVDTEAARRAAYDHEEPCVAIIKHANPCGIAVDTDVAAAHRKAHACDPLSAFGGVIAVNRPVTVAMAEQVAEIFTEVIAAPGYEDGAVEVLAKKKNIRVLKVDGTPHQPGDLKPISGGALLQQSDLFQAEGDDPANWTLATGDALSPAELAELSFAWKACRAVKSNAILLAKDGASVGVGMGQVNRVDSAKLAVERAGAERAQGSYAASDAFFPFPDGLEILTAAGIKAVVQPGGSVRDEQVVEAAKKAGVTMYFTGTRHFFH
- the purN gene encoding phosphoribosylglycinamide formyltransferase, whose protein sequence is MAASRLVVLVSGSGTNLQALLDAIDAHPGGAEGFGAEVVAVGADREGIAGLERAEKAGIPTFVCPVKAYGSREEWDAALTEATDAHAPDLVVSAGFMKIVGKAFIDRFGGRFVNTHPALLPAFPGAHGVRDALAYGAKVTGCTVHFVDAGVDTGPIIAQGVVEIRDEDDEAALHERIKEVERALLVDVVGRLARHGYRIEGRKVTIQ